The DNA sequence ATCTATGGCAGTAAAGCTACGGCCACTATGAAAGTCGACAGGGCACAATACGATGTGCGATATGGCTCTGGCAGCTTCTTCGAAAACCTTGGTGACAAGACCATCTATGATGAATTCGACTTGGTCGTCGATTTGGAATTCTAAGAATTTGGTTTAGTGTTTGCAAATCCCATCCATGGTTTTCTGGGGTGGGATTTTTTTATTTTCGTTTGCCAAAACCAAATTCCTTTCTATATTTGAAGCAATGAAACGAACAATCGTAAATACGTGGTGGTGGCTAAACTTACGTCGAACATCGTGAGCTAGTCCCTACTATATGAACATATAAAAAGGCCTGTCATCACGACAGGCCTTCATTTTTATATCAATCCGAGATGAGATTCGAACTAAAGACACATTACAAAAAAATACTGGCCGATACCATTACACCCGTAAGTGTATATCTAAAGGTACGTGATAGGTTTCCGAACAGTATTTTGTTGGAAAGTAGTGATTACCATGCCAACGACAACAGTTTTTCATATATCTGCTGCAATCCGATTGCCTATATAAAAGTACAGGACGAAAAGATCATTCAACAGTTCCCCGATGGTTCATTTGAAGAAACGAAAATCAAAGAAGATATTGACCTGACCGCAGTAATCGATGGTTTTGCCACACGCTTCTCTGTAAAAGGCCATGATTTCAAGTTCATCAATAACGGACTGTTCGGGTATATGGCCTATGACGCCGTACGTTATTTTGAATCCGTACAAATCTCGAAAAAAGAAAACGCGGTGGAAATACCCGATATCTTCTATGCCGTTTATCAGAATATCATCGCCATCAACCATTTCAAGAACGAAGCCTATATCTTCGCCCACTGCCATGATAACGAGAGTAACATTGAAGATATACACCAACTGTTGAAAGCAAGAAATTTTGCCACCTATAACTTCTCAAAGCAAGGCAAAGCCATTTCCAACCTTGAAGATGAAGAATATCGTGAGCATGTGCGTTTGGCCAAAAAACACTGCCAACGCGGCGATGTGTTTCAATTGGTACTCTCAAGACGGTTTTCCCAAGGTTTTAAAGGAGATGAATTCAACGTCTATCGCGCTTTGCGCTCTATCAATCCCTCACCTTATCTTTTCTATTTCGATTATGGGGATTTCAAAATCTTCGGAAGCTCTCCCGAGGCACAATTGATCGTTAAAGATGGTAAGGCCGAGATACACCCCATTGCAGGCACGTACAAGCGTACGGGAAATGACGAGAAAGATGCTGAACTGGCCAAAAAACTGGCAGCTGATGACAAAGAGAACAGCGAGCATGTGATGTTGGTCGATCTTGCGCGTAACGACCTCAGCCGAAACGGTTATGCGGTGAATGTAGAGACCTATCGCGAAGTACAGTATTTCTCACATGTGATCCATTTGGTCTCAAAGGTCACAGGACAAAAGAAAGCGGCCATCTCGACACTGAAAATCGTGGCAGACACCTTTCCGGCAGGTACGTTGAGCGGAGCCCCAAAACACATGGCCATGCAACTGATTGAGAAATATGAAAAGACCAACCGCGCTTATTACGGTGGAGCCATTGGTTTTATGGATTTTCAGGGCAATTTCAACCACGCCATCATGATCCGAACCTTTTTGAGCAAGAACCATACCCTGCACTATCAAGCTGGTGCCGGTTTGGTGGCCGCTTCAGACCCGGATGCGGAGCTACAGGAAACCTATAACAAATTGGGCGCCTTGAACAAGGCCCTTGAAATCGCTGAAAGGATTTAAAATGGGCAGGAAAGTTTTGATGATAGACAATTACGATAGTTTCACCTACAATTTGGTGCACTATTTAGAAGATCTTGAATGTGATGTGGTGGTCAAACGAAATGACCAATTAACACTGCAAGATGTGGAACCGTTCGATGAAATTGTATTATCGCCGGGGCCTGGAATTCCTGATGAGGCCGGGCTTCTTAAACCGATTATTGAGCGCTACGCCCCCAACAAACGTATTTTTGGGGTGTGCCTCGGGCAACAGGCCATCGGAGAAGTCTTTGGCGGCAGCCTTGTCAATTTAGACCAGGTCTATCACGGCATCGCCACTACCATAAAAATCACCAAAGATGATTACATTTTCAAAGGCATTCCAAAAGAAATCGCAGTGGGTCGCTATCATTCTTGGGTAGTGCATCCAGACCTTCCAGAAACGCTGGAGGCCACTTCTTTTGATGAAAACGGACAGGTCATGTCACTACGACATAAAGAATATGATGTTCGGGCGGTACAATTTCACCCTGAATCGGTGCTCACCCCCCATGGAAAACAAATGCTAAAAAATTGGTTGGAAAAATGAAAGAAACCCTTAATAGACTTATCAACCACGAAATCTTGACAAAAGAAGATGCTAAGCAGATTTTGGTGAATATCGCCAAAGGCGAATATAACACCAGTCAGATCGCGGCTTTTTTGACCGTGTATATGATGCGCAGCATCACCATCGAAGAGTTGGAAGGTTTTCGTGATGCCCTACTGGAACTTTGTCTTGCGGTGGATTTGAGCGAGTACAATCCGATCGATCTATGTGGCACAGGGGGTGATGGCAAAGACACATTTAACATTTCGACCCTCGCATCATTTGTTACTGCGGGGGCAGGTATAAAAGTGACCAAACATGGTAATTACGGAGTTTCCTCAAAGTGTGGCAGCAGCAACGTGATGGAATTTCTCGGTATCAAATTCAGCAATGAGGCAGATTTCTTGCGGAGGTCCATCGAGGAGGCCGGAATCTGTGTGCTGCATGCACCATTGTTTCATCCTGCCATGAAAAATGTGGCCCCCATCAGAAGGGAACTGGCCGTAAAGACCTTCTTCAACATGTTGGGGCCAATGGTGAATCCTGCCTTCCCAAAAAACCAAATGGTCGGGGTATTCAATTTAGAATTGGCAAGAATGTACGGCTACCTCTATCAGAACACGGATAAAAACTTTACGGTGCTACATGCATTGGATGGATACGATGAAATCAGTTTGACCGGCAATACCAAAACCATTTCAAATGAAACCGAAAGTATGATCACGCCCGAAGATTTTGGAGTAGCACCCATATCAGCTTCTGAGATCATAGGTGGCGATGATGTCGCCGAATCAGCCCAGATTTTTATGAACGTGCTGAACGGCAAGGGTACCGAGGCCCAAAACAATGTGGTCTGTGCCAATACGGGGGTGGCCATTGCCACTGTTGAAGGTATCGATGTAAAAGAGGGTTTTGAAAAGGCCAAAGAATCGTTGTTAAGTGGCAAAGGATTGATGGCATTGAAGAAATTGCAGGAATTGAGTAAAAATTAAAGTCATTTCAAAGAAGCCTGCGACCGGGAAATCTAGATTTCTCCGATTCGGTCGAAATGACAATCAAAATTGACCGTGAACATTCTAGACAAAATAATAGCTGACAAACGAAAGGAGGTTGAACTCAAGAAATCATTGATTCCCATTTCCCAATGGGAACAATCGGTGCTTTTCGAACGCGGTACCCATTCGCTGGCCAAAGGCCTTAGACAAAGTGAAACGGGCATTATTGCAGAGCACAAACGACGTTCACCCTCAAAGGCGACCATCAATCAAAACACCAATGTGGCACAAGTGGCAAAGGGCTATCAAAAAGCCGGCGCAAGCGGTATGAGCGTTTTGACCGATCTAAAATATTTTGGCGGTTCACTTGAAGACCTTTTGCTTGCAAGAGCCTCTGTTGAACTCCCTCTGCTGCGTAAAGAGTTTATCATCGACGGGTATCAGGTAGTGGAGGCCAAAGCACACGGTGCCGATGTCATATTATTGATTGCGGCGGTACTGACAAGAAAAGAAATCAAAACCTTGTCAGAACTCGCCCGAAGCTTGCAACTCGAAGTGTTGTTGGAGGTACACAATGAAGAAGAACTGCAGAAATCGATCATGCCCAGTCTTGATATGTTGGGGGTGAACAACAGAAATCTGAAAACCTTTGGGGTCAGTTTAGAAACCAGCAAATCACTCGCGGCAAAAATACCCGATGAGTTCGCAAAGGTTTCAGAGAGTGGCATCAGTACAATTGAGGCCATCGAAGAATTGAAACAATACGGATACCAAGGCTTTTTGATCGGCGAAAATTTTATGAAGACCGAGAGTCCAGGAAAAAGTGCGGAAAAATTCATCCAAGAACTAAAGGCATGAAATTGAAGGTCTGTGGCATGAAATATAATCCGGAGGAAGTGGCCAAATTGAAACCCGACTACCTCGGATTCATCTTTTGGGCACCATCGTCCCGGTTTTTTGAAGGTGAAATGCCCCGATCCTTAGAAGGCATCAAAAAAGTAGGTGTCTTTGTGGATGCACCTATTGATGAAGTGTTTGAAAAAATCAAGAATTATAGGTTGCATGCCGTTCAGTTGCATGGAAACGAAAGTGCCGGGTATTGTAAAGATCTCATGACAAGACTATCGGGCATTTCGACAAAACAGGGGAAATCTAAAAAGATTCCCCAATCACCCGAATATTCGGGGTCATTTCGGAATAGCAGAACGGTAGAAATTATCAAAGTCTTTTCCATACATCCCGATAGCTATCAGAATGAATTTGATTTTTCCATCTTGAAGGAATATGAAGAAGTCTGCGACTATTTCTTGTTCGATACCAAAGGGAAGCTTCCCGGTGGCACTGGGCTCACATTTGATTGGTCTATGCTTAAAGACTATCCATCAACAAAACCCTATTTTTTGAGCGGTGGCATTGGATTGGGGGAAATCGATTCTTTACAAGAGTTTATGACGCGGCCTGAATCAACATATTGCCATGCCATCGATGTGAACAGTCGGTTTGAGGTCAAACCGGGGCTTAAGGATATTGAAAGAATAAAAGAATTCAAAAAACTGTTGGAAAATGAGTTATCACGCTAACGACAAAGGATATTATGGTGATTTTGGGGGGGCTTTCATTCCAGAAATGCTTTATCCGAACTGTGAAGAACTTCGGCAAAACTATGTACAGATCATGGAAACGGAAGACTTTCAGAAACAATTTCAACACTTATTGAAAGATTATGTTGGGCGCCCTACTCCACTTTATTTTGCCGAAAGACTCTCAGAAAAACACAACACCAAGATTTATTTGAAACGCGAAGATCTTTGCCACACAGGTGCCCATAAGGTCAACAATACCATCGGACAGATCTTGATGGCCAAAAAATTGGGCAAGAACCGTATCATAGCCGAAACGGGTGCCGGGCAACATGGAGTGGCCACCGCTACCGTCTGTGCCCTAATGGGCATGGAATGCGTGGTGTACATGGGCGAAATCGACATTGCCAGACAGGCACCCAACGTGGCCCGAATGAAAATGTTGGGAGCCGAGGTACGACCCGCCAAATCGGGAAGCCGTACGTTGAAAGATGCCACTAACGAGGCCATTCGTGATTGGATCAACAATCCGGTGAACACCCATTACATAATAGGTTCTGTAGTCGGACCACACCCCTACCCTGATATGGTGGCTCGTTTTCAATCGGTGATTTCAGAAGAAATTCAATGGCAGTTGAAAGAGAAGGAGGGGCGTGAAAATCCCGATTATGTAGTAGCCTGTGTGGGGGGTGGCAGTAACGCCGCTGGTGCTTACTTTCATTATCTCGACAATGAAGAGGTAAGCATCATTGCCGTTGAAGCGGCAGGAAAAGGCATCCATTCGGGTGAAAGTGCCGCTACCTCGGCCTTGGGCAAGATAGGCATCATTCATGGCAGCAAAACGCTGTTGATGCAGACCGATGACGGACAGATTACCGAGCCTTATTCCATCTCAGCTGGTCTGGATTACCCCGGTGTAGGGCCCATGCATGCACATTTGTATACCTCGGGCCGTGCGGCGTTCATTTCCATCACCGACGACGAGGCGATGCAGGCGGGGCTTGAAATGGCCAAGTTGGAAGGTATAATTCCCGCCATTGAGACCAGTCACGCCTTTGCCATTTTTGACCGCAAAAAATTTGAAAAAGACGATGTGGTGGTCATTAACCTGTCGGGGCGCGGTGACAAAGACCTACAGACGTACATCGATTATTTCAAATTATGATATTTTATCATTTCCGCGAAGGCGGGAACGACCAAAAAATAAATTAATGAACAGAATAAAAACGAAACTCCAAGATGCTGGAAAGCTGCTGTCGATCTACTTCACGGCAGGTTATCCAAAATTAGAGAATACCGTACCCATCATTCAAGAACTGGAGAAAAGCGGTGTCGACATCGTTGAAATCGGACTGCCATTCAGCGATCCCCTGGCCGATGGCCCGACCATTCAAGAAAGTTCGACCTGGGCCCTCAAAAATGGCATGACCACTGAAATCTTGTTCGAACAACTCATGGGCATTCGTAAGACGGTAACCATGCCTTTGATCATTATGGGTTATTTCAACCCTGTGTTACAATACGGAGTAGAAGCCTTTTGTAAAAAATGTGCTGAAATAGGTATTGATGGGCTCATTCTTCCCGACCTTCCATTTGACGTCTATCAAGAAGAGTACGAACACATCTTCAAGAAATATGGGTTGATCAATGTGTTTCTCATCACTCCACAGACAAGTGATGAACGCATCAAAAAAATTGACGCTGCATCTGACGGCTTTATCTATATGGTCAGCTCTGCCAGCACCACGGGGGCCAAAGAAGGTTTTGGCGAGGAGCAAAGGGCCTATTTTGAGCGAATTGCTTCCTTGACGCTTGCAAACCCCCAAATCGTTGGGTTTGGTATCAGCAATGCGGAAACCTTTCTAACTGCCACCGAAAAGGCCAAAGGGGCTATTATCGGTTCAGCTTTTATCAAACATTTGACACAAAACGGGGTTTCAAAAATCGATGATTTTATAAAAAAGATTCGGTAAACTTTTTACCTTTTCAATAACCCGGATTTTGAACAATGTTCGGATTTAGGTCAGTCTCACTACGAGGTATTGGCCAGATGTATTCATGAGATTCAAATTGCTTTGGAAACTCGGGATTTCTGAGATTAAAATCTTCAATAACTTCCGAAAGCAATTCATTCCTTATCAAATCATCTTTATAAATGCCTTCAAAGCAAAGTTCTTTTCTACGTTGCTCAAATAGCTCTAGAAGAAAATCTGATTGATTCAATCCTTGGGGAAGTCGGGAAACACCGGAAGAATCAGAACGATCGATTACTTGATTGACCAGGTCATACGCTCTGGCCGTAGGTCCGTTCAAGGCGTTTTCGACCTCTGCCAACATCAAGAGCACATCTGCATATCTCAAATAGGGAAAATCTACCGACGAGGCTCCTGCCTGAGGAACCGTGGATAAATCAGTGATGTATTTCAAGGGTCTCCAATCCGTAACATCTGTGGCATCCATAGTCGTTCCCCCCTGAACCGTATAGGAAGCTATGTTGCCATAAAAACGTTCATCTTCGATATTCAATGGAAATGTAATTGGGTTTTGATAGTCATTTTCGTCATTGAAATACTGTCTTATGAATTTTGGATCCAATAGCAGATAATCTTGCTGGGCATAACCCAATGGCCCCCAAAAAACACCAATATTTCCGCCACCATTCTCTTGAGAACTGTCAAAATCAATACTGAAAATGACCTCGGTATTGGCAGGCTCATTGTTTTCATCAAAAATATCCAAGTAGTCTTCCTCCAAAGAAAACACATTCAATACTTTTTCAAACTGTTGGGCAGCGAGGTTATATTTACCGGTATCAAAATCAGGAAAACCAGCTGAATAGAGATAGAATTTTCCCAGTAGGGATTGAGCTGCCTGTTCAGAGGCAATTTTAGAAGATTGGTACGTTTCCAAATTATCTTCTGCATATTTTAGGTCTTGTTCTATCAATTCTTTGACCCCCGTTCGATTCTGGGTCAAGGGTGCATCAAAGTCAGTGGAAGTCACCAGAACCGGATTGCCATATAGTTTGATTAAATTGAAATAACCGAGTGCCCTCAAAAATCTGAATTCACCCAAGATTACATTCTCTTCTTTTCCCGACTGGGAAACATATTCTGAGTTTTCTATGGCTTCAATGGCAATGTTCGTATTGCGTATAACCTGATAGTGCAGCGCCCACACGTTGTTTATAATGGTGTTCGATGGCGAAATATCGTATCTGTCCAAAGACAGCAATGCCGATGAAGCTGTATTGCCAATGTAAGCTATATCTGCTCCAATATCGCCCCAGTATAAAGAATACCCTCCCAAATCGAACATGAACTTATCTTTTAACTTCTTGTACGTATCAGCTAACAGCAAATCAACATCAGGGTCTATTTCTTCAATTGGTCGAATGGGATCTATAACCTCAACGCTCAATATTTCCGTATCATTTTCAGTGATAGTAATTCCGTTGAATTCATAAATTAAGCCCTCTACATAAGAATCGGAGTCTATTGATACTTCAACCGTTACTTGATAAGTGCCGATGGCAAGATCGGTAAACCTTGCAATACCTTCGGCATTTGTAAGGTTCGAACTATTTCCAGGCACAAGTACTACAAGAGCATTAGGTTCGGGAGTCCCATCAGATGTACTTACATTGACCACTAAGGTTCCGGCAGAGACATTTTGTTCTGATTCATCTGAACTACAACCAACAATTAGAAAAAAAACTATAAAGACAATTACCGTAAAAGATCTAGTCATGCGTATCTTTATTTTTCAGAAAAATCAATTTGAACAGTCAACATTCAAATAATCTTAAATTAGCAGGCTTAAGCCAATAAGAAACCAAAAATGAGAAATTATATTGCCTTATTTGTCTTTTCTTTCATATTATTTTCTGGTTATTCACAAGATTCGACTGCCCTGAAATCACAAGTGGCCCAAGCCATTCAAGATTTACGTGAGTTTATCGCCATACCCAATGATGCATTGAACCCCGATGATATAGACGACAACATCTTCTGGCTCAAGAAACAGTTTGAGCAAAGGGGCTTCAACACAGCGGTTTTAGATACTGAAAACCTACCACTCTTCTTCGCCTCGCTACCGATGGATGATACAAAGACCACGGTTTTGATCTATATGCACTTCGATGGGCAATCGGTAGAACCCAGTAAATGGCAACAACCGAATCCGTATCAGGTAGTGCTGAAAAAACCTGTTAGTGACGGTTTTGAAACCGTTTCGTTCGATGAATTGGGCGATGATATCAACTACGATTGGCGGTTGTTCGGCCGTTCGACCTCTGACGATAAAGGCCCCATTATCATGTTCTTGAACGCCTTTGACCTGTTAAAAAAGGATGGAAAGGAAATACCCTTCAACATCAAGCTCATTTTAGACGGGGAAGAAGAAAAAAGCAGCAAGCCATTGCCCAATGCCGTAAAACAATACCGCGAACTGTTAGAAGCTGATTTTTTGTTGATCGCTGACGGTCCGGTACATGCTTCGGGCAAACCGACCATTGCTTATGGCTGTCGCGGCATTACCACCATGACCCTTACCACTTATGGCCCCATCAAGCCCCAACATAGCGGACATTATGGCAACTATGCCCCAAATCCCGGGTTTCAATTGGCCCAGCTGTTGGCCACTATGAAAGATGCTGAAGGCCGTGTGACGATAGCGGGGTATTATGATGGAATCGCTTTGGATGAAGAAACGAAAACCATTCTACAAAGCGTGCCCGACAACGACCAGGCCATAGCATCGACATTACAGTTCAAAACTGCCGAGAAAGTAGGAAGCTTTTACCAAGAAGCCCTGCAATACCCCTCTTTGAACATTCGGGGCCTTGGTTCTGGATGGATAGGCCCCAATCGACGTACCATTGTTCCTGAAAGTGCCACTGCCGAGCTTGATCTTCGGTTGGTACCTGAAACCGACGGCAATCGATTGAAACGACTCCTAAAAAACCACATTACCGAACAAGGCTACCAAGTGCTCGACCATGTTCCCTCAAAAGATGAGCGCATGCGATATGATAAAATCGTTACCGTTGAAGAAGGGAGTGTTACCGATGCCTTTCGAACCGATCTGAACGATCAATATGGCAACTTTCTGCACGATGTTATGAAAAACACTTTTAGCGAAGAGGTGGTACGTATTCGCATTATGGGCGGTACCGTGCCCATAGCACCTTT is a window from the Muricauda sp. SCSIO 65647 genome containing:
- the trpB gene encoding tryptophan synthase subunit beta, translating into MSYHANDKGYYGDFGGAFIPEMLYPNCEELRQNYVQIMETEDFQKQFQHLLKDYVGRPTPLYFAERLSEKHNTKIYLKREDLCHTGAHKVNNTIGQILMAKKLGKNRIIAETGAGQHGVATATVCALMGMECVVYMGEIDIARQAPNVARMKMLGAEVRPAKSGSRTLKDATNEAIRDWINNPVNTHYIIGSVVGPHPYPDMVARFQSVISEEIQWQLKEKEGRENPDYVVACVGGGSNAAGAYFHYLDNEEVSIIAVEAAGKGIHSGESAATSALGKIGIIHGSKTLLMQTDDGQITEPYSISAGLDYPGVGPMHAHLYTSGRAAFISITDDEAMQAGLEMAKLEGIIPAIETSHAFAIFDRKKFEKDDVVVINLSGRGDKDLQTYIDYFKL
- a CDS encoding M20/M25/M40 family metallo-hydrolase encodes the protein MRNYIALFVFSFILFSGYSQDSTALKSQVAQAIQDLREFIAIPNDALNPDDIDDNIFWLKKQFEQRGFNTAVLDTENLPLFFASLPMDDTKTTVLIYMHFDGQSVEPSKWQQPNPYQVVLKKPVSDGFETVSFDELGDDINYDWRLFGRSTSDDKGPIIMFLNAFDLLKKDGKEIPFNIKLILDGEEEKSSKPLPNAVKQYRELLEADFLLIADGPVHASGKPTIAYGCRGITTMTLTTYGPIKPQHSGHYGNYAPNPGFQLAQLLATMKDAEGRVTIAGYYDGIALDEETKTILQSVPDNDQAIASTLQFKTAEKVGSFYQEALQYPSLNIRGLGSGWIGPNRRTIVPESATAELDLRLVPETDGNRLKRLLKNHITEQGYQVLDHVPSKDERMRYDKIVTVEEGSVTDAFRTDLNDQYGNFLHDVMKNTFSEEVVRIRIMGGTVPIAPFINELQLPAFLVPMVNPDNNQHSPNENLRIGQLAYGIQVFYSILSSEKIRNGE
- a CDS encoding aminodeoxychorismate/anthranilate synthase component II, translating into MGRKVLMIDNYDSFTYNLVHYLEDLECDVVVKRNDQLTLQDVEPFDEIVLSPGPGIPDEAGLLKPIIERYAPNKRIFGVCLGQQAIGEVFGGSLVNLDQVYHGIATTIKITKDDYIFKGIPKEIAVGRYHSWVVHPDLPETLEATSFDENGQVMSLRHKEYDVRAVQFHPESVLTPHGKQMLKNWLEK
- the trpC gene encoding indole-3-glycerol phosphate synthase TrpC; the encoded protein is MNILDKIIADKRKEVELKKSLIPISQWEQSVLFERGTHSLAKGLRQSETGIIAEHKRRSPSKATINQNTNVAQVAKGYQKAGASGMSVLTDLKYFGGSLEDLLLARASVELPLLRKEFIIDGYQVVEAKAHGADVILLIAAVLTRKEIKTLSELARSLQLEVLLEVHNEEELQKSIMPSLDMLGVNNRNLKTFGVSLETSKSLAAKIPDEFAKVSESGISTIEAIEELKQYGYQGFLIGENFMKTESPGKSAEKFIQELKA
- the trpD gene encoding anthranilate phosphoribosyltransferase, which codes for MKETLNRLINHEILTKEDAKQILVNIAKGEYNTSQIAAFLTVYMMRSITIEELEGFRDALLELCLAVDLSEYNPIDLCGTGGDGKDTFNISTLASFVTAGAGIKVTKHGNYGVSSKCGSSNVMEFLGIKFSNEADFLRRSIEEAGICVLHAPLFHPAMKNVAPIRRELAVKTFFNMLGPMVNPAFPKNQMVGVFNLELARMYGYLYQNTDKNFTVLHALDGYDEISLTGNTKTISNETESMITPEDFGVAPISASEIIGGDDVAESAQIFMNVLNGKGTEAQNNVVCANTGVAIATVEGIDVKEGFEKAKESLLSGKGLMALKKLQELSKN
- a CDS encoding RagB/SusD family nutrient uptake outer membrane protein, whose product is MTRSFTVIVFIVFFLIVGCSSDESEQNVSAGTLVVNVSTSDGTPEPNALVVLVPGNSSNLTNAEGIARFTDLAIGTYQVTVEVSIDSDSYVEGLIYEFNGITITENDTEILSVEVIDPIRPIEEIDPDVDLLLADTYKKLKDKFMFDLGGYSLYWGDIGADIAYIGNTASSALLSLDRYDISPSNTIINNVWALHYQVIRNTNIAIEAIENSEYVSQSGKEENVILGEFRFLRALGYFNLIKLYGNPVLVTSTDFDAPLTQNRTGVKELIEQDLKYAEDNLETYQSSKIASEQAAQSLLGKFYLYSAGFPDFDTGKYNLAAQQFEKVLNVFSLEEDYLDIFDENNEPANTEVIFSIDFDSSQENGGGNIGVFWGPLGYAQQDYLLLDPKFIRQYFNDENDYQNPITFPLNIEDERFYGNIASYTVQGGTTMDATDVTDWRPLKYITDLSTVPQAGASSVDFPYLRYADVLLMLAEVENALNGPTARAYDLVNQVIDRSDSSGVSRLPQGLNQSDFLLELFEQRRKELCFEGIYKDDLIRNELLSEVIEDFNLRNPEFPKQFESHEYIWPIPRSETDLNPNIVQNPGY
- a CDS encoding anthranilate synthase component I family protein; translated protein: MRFELKTHYKKILADTITPVSVYLKVRDRFPNSILLESSDYHANDNSFSYICCNPIAYIKVQDEKIIQQFPDGSFEETKIKEDIDLTAVIDGFATRFSVKGHDFKFINNGLFGYMAYDAVRYFESVQISKKENAVEIPDIFYAVYQNIIAINHFKNEAYIFAHCHDNESNIEDIHQLLKARNFATYNFSKQGKAISNLEDEEYREHVRLAKKHCQRGDVFQLVLSRRFSQGFKGDEFNVYRALRSINPSPYLFYFDYGDFKIFGSSPEAQLIVKDGKAEIHPIAGTYKRTGNDEKDAELAKKLAADDKENSEHVMLVDLARNDLSRNGYAVNVETYREVQYFSHVIHLVSKVTGQKKAAISTLKIVADTFPAGTLSGAPKHMAMQLIEKYEKTNRAYYGGAIGFMDFQGNFNHAIMIRTFLSKNHTLHYQAGAGLVAASDPDAELQETYNKLGALNKALEIAERI
- the trpA gene encoding tryptophan synthase subunit alpha codes for the protein MNRIKTKLQDAGKLLSIYFTAGYPKLENTVPIIQELEKSGVDIVEIGLPFSDPLADGPTIQESSTWALKNGMTTEILFEQLMGIRKTVTMPLIIMGYFNPVLQYGVEAFCKKCAEIGIDGLILPDLPFDVYQEEYEHIFKKYGLINVFLITPQTSDERIKKIDAASDGFIYMVSSASTTGAKEGFGEEQRAYFERIASLTLANPQIVGFGISNAETFLTATEKAKGAIIGSAFIKHLTQNGVSKIDDFIKKIR
- a CDS encoding phosphoribosylanthranilate isomerase translates to MKLKVCGMKYNPEEVAKLKPDYLGFIFWAPSSRFFEGEMPRSLEGIKKVGVFVDAPIDEVFEKIKNYRLHAVQLHGNESAGYCKDLMTRLSGISTKQGKSKKIPQSPEYSGSFRNSRTVEIIKVFSIHPDSYQNEFDFSILKEYEEVCDYFLFDTKGKLPGGTGLTFDWSMLKDYPSTKPYFLSGGIGLGEIDSLQEFMTRPESTYCHAIDVNSRFEVKPGLKDIERIKEFKKLLENELSR